AATATCCAAGAAAATATGGTAAAAAAGCTATATGAGTTTTTATAAGTGTCAAAAATGCCAGAAGGCTTGGCAATATCCGATTGAGAGGTGCCCCGATTGTTTTTCAATCCTAGAAAGAAGCCTGCCGGGCAAGGCAAAGGTTGTCGGAGTCTCTCAGGTAAAGGTCTCCACAACTCTGCATCCGCAAACCCCTTTCTTTGCCTTAGTCTTGGAAGACGAGAATGGCAACCGCTGGGCGCACAAGTCTTCCATAGAATATAAAATCGGCGATGAGGTTGAATTTAGCCCCAGCGTTGACAAAAACGCAGTGGCTATTTGGCGGACGAAGCACGACATCTTGGAAGCGATTGATAATTTAGTCGGGCTTTTGGGAGGATTGAAAATTGGAGAAGATAGCAAGATCTTGGTTTTGCCGAGCATTAATTCTTCCAAGCATCCTTATCTGGCTGAAAACACCAGTCCTCAATTTTTGGAAGCAATGATTGATTATTTGTTAAGCAAAGGAGCAAAAAGCGAAAATATCAAGATCGTTGCTCAAAGTTTCAATGACGTTCCTGCCGGCGTTTCAGCAACCAAGTCTCAACTAATCGATGTTTGTAAGAATAAGAAAGTGGAGCCGATTGATTTGGCTGAAAAAGGATTTGTGAAAAAAGGCGGGGCTGATATTTCTGAATTGGCTTTTTCAAACGATATAATTATCAATTTACCCATCTTGGGGTTGAATGCCAAAAAAGGGATAATAAGCGCAACCGAGAATTTGCTGAAATTAGCTAAAAAAGAATTTTATTTAGGGTTGAAATATCTTCACGACGAAGAAGAGGTAACTAAAAAAATCATCGGCGTCCTCCCTGAAATTTTGAATGTGGCGGAAGCGATTTACATTCAAAGACAAGATAAAGCGAATGTTTATTTCGGCTTGGCTTTGGCAAGTTTTAATTCTTTTAATTTGGATAGGGTTTTCGCGGAAACAGCTATGATCAAGAACTTGCCGGCATTTCTTAAGGAAATAAATCTTGAAAACATCCTTGTGGTCGGCAGGAGTATTAAAGAAGTCCAAATTGAAGCAGACAAACTGGGAATATAATCCAAAATTAAAAATTAAAAATTAAAAATTACGAATCAAACATTTGAGAATACCTTTATAGGCGTTATCTTGCCTCGCACATCAATTAAGGCCCATGTAATTGTAAGGGATGTTGTTTTGGTGGTTTCTTTTGCTTTGCTGACTGCGGTTTGCGCTAAAATAAAACTTCAGATAGGGATCGTGCCGATAACAATGCAGACATTTGCTGTTATTCTTTCCGGACTTTTATTGGGTTCGAGAAGAGGGGCTTTATCGCAAATAACTTATTTATTCGGGGGTTTATCCGGAATTCTTTGGTTTTCTCTGGGAGGAGGAATGGCTTACTTGATGTCCCCTACCTTGGGTTATATCGTCGGTTTTATTTTTGCCGCTTTTATTGCCGGAAAATTAGCGGAGAGGGGCTGGGATAGGAAATTAATAACAACCGGCTTGGCCATGATCATCGGGCTTTCGATTGTTTATTTTTTCGGTTTATTATGGTTAGCTAGATTTGTCCCGGCAGACAGGTTATTGGCAGCCGGGTTGATTCCTTTTCTCCCCGGAGAGGTCTTGAAGGTTTTATTGGCAGGACTTTTATTGCCCCTCGGTTGGAAATTAATCGGTAAGAGTAAAAAATTTCCGCCAGAGGCGGATCAGCCTATGGCTGAAAAAATTAAAAAATAAAATAAAAAAAATATGTTTAAAGACAAAGTGGTTTTGATAACAGGTTCGTCGCAGGGCATCGGCAAGGCCATAGCTCAAAAGTTCGCTTCTCAAGGAGCGAAGGTGGCTTTGAATGACATCGCTTTCGTAGAAGAAAATTTGAAAAAACTGGTTGGAGAACTCGGCAATGGCGCCAAATATTTTTTGGCAGATATCTCTAAGATGGAAGATGTTGAGAAGATGGCTCAAGATATTCAAAAAGAATTCGGCGGATTGAATGTTTTGGTTAATAACGCCGGCATCTGCAAGGACAGGACTTTGGCAAAAATGACAACAGAGGAATGGCAGAAAGTGATAGATGTTAATCTGACAGGAGTTTTTAATTGTTCAAAGGCAATGTTGCCATTGCTGATCCCCAATCAAGGAAAAATTATCAGCCTCTCTTCTGTCAATGGACAAATAGGGTCTTTCGGGCAGACAAATTACGCCGCTTCCAAGGCAGGAGTAATTGCTTTCACTAAGTCTCTGGCTAAAGAAATAGGAAGATTCGGCTGTAATGTTAATGCTGTGGCGCCGGGTTTTATTGAAACCCCGATGACGGAAAATTTGCCGGAAGAAGTAAGGGTTGGGGCCAAAAGACTTACTGCCCTTGGAAGATTCGGCAAACCGGAAGAAATCGCCAATGCCGTAAGCTTTTTAGCGTCAGACGAAGCCAGT
This DNA window, taken from Candidatus Nealsonbacteria bacterium CG07_land_8_20_14_0_80_39_13, encodes the following:
- a CDS encoding biotin transporter BioY; protein product: MPRTSIKAHVIVRDVVLVVSFALLTAVCAKIKLQIGIVPITMQTFAVILSGLLLGSRRGALSQITYLFGGLSGILWFSLGGGMAYLMSPTLGYIVGFIFAAFIAGKLAERGWDRKLITTGLAMIIGLSIVYFFGLLWLARFVPADRLLAAGLIPFLPGEVLKVLLAGLLLPLGWKLIGKSKKFPPEADQPMAEKIKK
- a CDS encoding 3-oxoacyl-ACP reductase yields the protein MFKDKVVLITGSSQGIGKAIAQKFASQGAKVALNDIAFVEENLKKLVGELGNGAKYFLADISKMEDVEKMAQDIQKEFGGLNVLVNNAGICKDRTLAKMTTEEWQKVIDVNLTGVFNCSKAMLPLLIPNQGKIISLSSVNGQIGSFGQTNYAASKAGVIAFTKSLAKEIGRFGCNVNAVAPGFIETPMTENLPEEVRVGAKRLTALGRFGKPEEIANAVSFLASDEASFISGAVINVNGGLY